From a single Paenibacillus sp. FSL W8-0426 genomic region:
- a CDS encoding AraC family transcriptional regulator has translation MEPIRRAGMSAGRWLRTNRWGSGRQRGRFYRNSLMLILLIASIPGLITGGVMYRMVVGQMESEFNRMHQSQIENRARNVDDQLAYLEMNLSHWAFEPRFGSALRTLDFVYYFKETQEIVTTLYVLQGSHPLIQSVQMYLREPQPILFNHEYNELNNEAEIRAYDRYLSMGNHVYWTDWTAGQSVSESESKPSGSSLLNMGKGEGLVLVHKIPGESVNPFGALIITVDNDKIASLLKTLTPYDEGFTFLMDGEGNTLVTGNPGASEQEKDFELRLKEALAEHADNPSFLYKYGDETYSVSYGSLSRIDSDWTYVSAAPLSSVTSPVKLVSKIIVIASAGSLLLGLLLSWFASHRIYSPVARMLHLLSPNRNETLPGMGLDEFELLEQQWHELTSQSLSAHRQLQEQLPHLRDSFVLQLVQGHLLAYNEQDLRQRMRNLGFDVEAHRYLLMQMYFTGYSRLEGRFETKDTGLVTFAAVNIIEEVAREHFTQVSVMNFHDLSAAMLVVTPNVLDAKQQAMAWAQEFIDVMNRTLKMNVTLMIGRAAAELKELPGIYVEMEQAVAYRSVEEGNQVLDLEDEQCFRRRMDEATYPLGLEREIIQAIRMGKQDEAQQGLERFMAEIMHSGSTEFRLQQMMLQLLGSIQHTMLQTGVTPYRLFEGINMYERLSAIREPEQMAQWMIREVIRPYAVEIEQRAQEPLKQVVERTMRYIEENYRSELSLESCADAEQMTAYALSKAFKQVSGMNFIDYLTRVRMDAAKKLLRETTMKINDIAGEVGYQHSYFNRIFKKQEGITPSQYRDQWSGK, from the coding sequence ATGGAACCGATTAGAAGAGCAGGCATGTCCGCCGGACGCTGGCTGCGCACGAACCGTTGGGGATCAGGGCGGCAGCGGGGCCGCTTTTACCGGAACAGCTTAATGTTGATTTTGCTCATTGCCAGCATTCCGGGATTGATTACCGGCGGCGTCATGTATCGGATGGTCGTAGGACAGATGGAGAGTGAATTCAACCGCATGCATCAGAGCCAGATCGAGAACCGGGCCCGCAACGTGGACGACCAATTGGCTTATCTGGAAATGAACCTGTCCCATTGGGCGTTCGAACCTCGGTTCGGGAGTGCTCTGCGCACGTTGGATTTCGTCTATTATTTCAAGGAAACGCAGGAGATCGTGACGACGCTTTACGTCCTTCAGGGTTCCCATCCGCTGATCCAATCCGTGCAGATGTATTTGAGGGAACCGCAGCCGATTTTGTTTAACCACGAATACAACGAATTGAACAATGAAGCAGAGATCCGGGCGTACGACCGCTACCTCTCGATGGGCAACCATGTTTACTGGACCGACTGGACGGCCGGCCAATCCGTCTCCGAATCTGAATCCAAGCCTTCCGGCAGCAGCCTGCTGAATATGGGGAAAGGGGAAGGGCTGGTGCTGGTGCACAAAATACCGGGGGAGAGCGTCAATCCCTTTGGCGCATTGATCATCACGGTGGATAACGATAAAATCGCCAGTTTACTGAAAACGCTTACTCCATATGACGAAGGTTTCACGTTCCTGATGGATGGGGAAGGAAACACGCTGGTCACCGGAAACCCTGGAGCAAGCGAACAGGAGAAGGATTTTGAGCTTCGGCTTAAGGAAGCGTTGGCCGAGCATGCAGACAATCCGTCCTTTCTGTATAAATATGGGGATGAGACCTACTCGGTCTCCTATGGATCGTTGAGCCGGATTGATTCGGATTGGACGTACGTATCGGCCGCGCCGTTATCGTCCGTAACGTCACCGGTCAAGCTGGTATCCAAAATCATCGTGATCGCCAGCGCAGGCAGCTTGCTGCTGGGGCTGCTTCTGTCGTGGTTCGCCTCCCATCGGATCTATTCTCCGGTCGCCAGGATGCTTCATTTGTTGTCGCCGAACAGAAACGAAACGCTTCCCGGCATGGGACTGGACGAATTCGAGCTGCTGGAACAGCAGTGGCATGAACTGACTTCGCAGAGTTTGTCTGCTCACCGCCAACTGCAGGAACAGCTTCCGCATTTGCGCGACAGCTTTGTGCTGCAGTTGGTACAGGGTCACTTGCTTGCCTACAACGAGCAGGATCTGAGACAACGGATGCGTAATCTGGGCTTTGATGTCGAAGCGCATCGCTATTTGCTGATGCAAATGTACTTCACCGGGTACTCCCGGCTGGAGGGCCGGTTCGAAACGAAGGATACCGGACTCGTTACCTTTGCGGCAGTCAATATTATCGAAGAGGTCGCGAGGGAACATTTCACCCAGGTCAGCGTCATGAATTTCCATGATCTGTCGGCAGCGATGCTGGTGGTCACGCCAAACGTGCTGGACGCCAAACAACAAGCCATGGCCTGGGCGCAGGAATTTATAGACGTCATGAACCGCACGCTTAAAATGAACGTGACGCTGATGATCGGCCGGGCGGCAGCAGAGCTCAAGGAGCTGCCGGGCATTTATGTGGAAATGGAGCAAGCCGTCGCTTACCGAAGCGTGGAGGAAGGGAACCAGGTGCTCGATTTGGAGGACGAGCAATGTTTCCGGCGCCGCATGGACGAGGCAACATATCCTCTTGGTCTGGAGCGGGAGATCATTCAGGCGATTCGCATGGGCAAGCAGGACGAGGCGCAGCAAGGGCTTGAACGCTTCATGGCCGAGATTATGCACAGCGGAAGCACCGAATTCCGCCTGCAGCAGATGATGCTGCAGCTTCTCGGAAGCATACAGCATACGATGCTGCAGACCGGGGTAACGCCTTACAGGCTGTTCGAAGGCATCAATATGTATGAGCGTTTATCGGCGATTCGCGAACCGGAACAGATGGCGCAGTGGATGATTCGCGAGGTGATCCGGCCGTATGCAGTGGAAATCGAACAGCGCGCCCAAGAACCGCTGAAGCAGGTCGTTGAGCGTACGATGCGTTATATCGAGGAGAACTATCGCAGCGAACTTTCGCTCGAAAGCTGTGCGGATGCGGAGCAAATGACCGCTTATGCGTTAAGCAAAGCATTCAAACAGGTATCAGGCATGAACTTTATCGATTACCTGACCCGTGTCCGCATGGATGCCGCCAAGAAACTGCTCCGCGAGACCACGATGAAGATTAACGATATCGCAGGCGAGGTGGGGTACCAGCATAGTTATTTCAATCGCATTTTCAAAAAACAGGAAGGCATCACGCCGAGTCAATATCGCGATCAATGGAGTGGCAAATAA
- a CDS encoding dipeptidase: MKEQAYFQENREKHLAELNEWLSIPSISAISTYKEDVQRAAKWAADALTRAGMENVEIIQTAGHPIVYADHLHAPGKPTALIYGHYDVQPVDPLNLWETPPFEPTVRDGKLYARGATDDKGQIFLHIKAVEALLAENKELPVNVKFCIEGEEEISSPNLPIYLNDNTEKLRADMVLISDTSLLEKGKPAISTGLRGLCSLEVDLYTANTDLHSGSFGGGVPNALHALVSLLASLHDEQGRVSVDGFYDGVLPLSAEMREEFVKQGFNEEQLRQDLGLEQLYGEEGYSFVERVGARPTLELNGVWGGFQGEGTKTVIPKEAHAKITCRLVADQDPQHVLDRIEAHLHAHVQPGATIQVKQIERAFAFNTDPSNPILQKAADAYEQVYGVRALFTKDGGSIPIVEKLSRVLGVPAVMMGFGLPDENLHAPNEHFNLENFDKGLLTIVQFLKSL; this comes from the coding sequence ATGAAAGAACAAGCTTATTTTCAGGAAAATAGAGAAAAACACCTGGCTGAGTTGAACGAATGGTTGTCCATTCCGAGCATTTCTGCCATTTCCACGTATAAAGAGGATGTACAACGTGCCGCGAAATGGGCAGCGGATGCGCTCACGCGCGCAGGCATGGAAAATGTGGAAATCATTCAGACCGCTGGACACCCGATCGTGTACGCCGACCATTTGCATGCCCCAGGCAAACCGACGGCTCTGATTTACGGTCACTATGACGTACAGCCGGTCGATCCGCTGAATCTGTGGGAGACGCCTCCGTTCGAACCGACAGTGCGCGACGGCAAACTGTATGCTCGCGGGGCAACTGACGATAAAGGCCAAATTTTCTTACATATTAAAGCGGTTGAAGCCTTGCTCGCCGAAAACAAAGAGCTGCCCGTCAACGTGAAATTCTGCATCGAGGGCGAGGAGGAAATCTCCAGCCCGAATTTGCCGATTTATTTGAACGACAACACGGAGAAGCTGCGCGCAGACATGGTGCTGATCTCCGATACGTCGTTGCTGGAAAAAGGAAAACCGGCCATCTCCACGGGCCTGCGCGGCTTGTGTTCGCTCGAAGTCGATCTGTACACGGCCAACACGGACCTGCATTCCGGCAGCTTCGGCGGCGGCGTGCCAAATGCGCTGCATGCGCTCGTATCGCTGCTCGCTTCGCTGCATGACGAGCAAGGCCGCGTGAGCGTCGACGGATTCTACGATGGCGTGCTGCCATTGTCTGCCGAGATGAGAGAAGAATTCGTGAAGCAAGGCTTCAACGAAGAGCAGCTTCGCCAGGACCTGGGACTGGAACAATTGTACGGCGAAGAAGGCTATTCCTTCGTGGAGCGGGTCGGAGCGCGTCCGACCTTGGAGCTGAACGGCGTTTGGGGCGGCTTCCAGGGGGAAGGCACCAAAACCGTCATTCCAAAGGAAGCCCATGCCAAAATCACGTGCCGTCTCGTGGCCGATCAGGACCCGCAGCATGTGCTGGACCGCATCGAAGCCCACCTGCACGCACATGTGCAGCCTGGCGCAACGATTCAAGTGAAGCAAATCGAACGCGCTTTTGCATTTAATACCGATCCTTCCAATCCGATCCTGCAAAAAGCGGCAGACGCCTACGAGCAAGTCTACGGTGTGCGCGCGTTGTTCACGAAGGACGGCGGCTCCATCCCGATCGTCGAGAAGCTGTCCCGCGTGCTGGGCGTTCCGGCCGTCATGATGGGCTTCGGCTTGCCGGACGAAAACCTGCATGCCCCGAACGAGCACTTCAACCTGGAGAACTTCGATAAAGGGCTGCTCACCATCGTGCAATTCCTGAAAAGCCTGTAA
- a CDS encoding PadR family transcriptional regulator: MYIELLILIQIEKGPRHGYEIKKQIQHDIGYLTDINHNMLYPTLRRFAEEGLVTKRLNEQAGRPNQTIYELTKLGEKKITELVNRFSEKEAKSQVEFLIRVSLFHHITAENRLRILSLRRQQLDTLEADLLQRQEQREPDTFREEVLNLSLAQITGEKTWIDQLMGQVKGE, from the coding sequence ATGTACATAGAGCTGCTAATATTGATTCAGATCGAGAAAGGTCCGCGGCACGGCTACGAAATCAAAAAACAAATCCAGCACGACATCGGTTACCTGACGGACATCAACCACAACATGCTGTATCCGACGCTGCGGCGTTTTGCGGAAGAGGGGCTGGTGACCAAACGATTGAACGAGCAGGCCGGAAGGCCTAATCAAACCATCTATGAATTGACGAAATTGGGCGAAAAAAAGATTACGGAACTGGTCAATCGCTTTTCCGAAAAGGAGGCCAAAAGCCAGGTGGAATTCCTGATCCGGGTATCCCTGTTCCACCACATTACCGCCGAGAATCGGCTGCGCATCCTTTCTCTGAGGCGGCAGCAGCTCGATACGCTTGAAGCGGATCTGCTGCAAAGGCAAGAGCAGCGCGAGCCGGACACGTTTCGCGAAGAAGTGCTTAACTTGTCCCTGGCCCAGATCACGGGCGAGAAAACGTGGATCGACCAGTTGATGGGACAGGTTAAAGGGGAATAG
- a CDS encoding cytochrome P450, with product MNHEIISLEAITQFRSPVEEFSPYEWYKQKLEHEPVSYHEVTRTWNVFRYADVKRVLSDYEHFSSVRERTTISAGADNDEGKHAGRIDFMTDPPEHRKSRALLSAAFTPRSLKLWEPRIRQIVDGLLKDMQDAPTIDVVKDFTSALPTIVIADLLGVPSTDRLLFQQWVYDLFLPLPQDHAEEVNERKRNAATAYYSYLLPHVMHKRTHLTDDIISDLIQAEVDGERLTDDEIVRMTMFILGAGIETTSHLLANTFYAFLYDKPEIYGEVRAQRGLLPNTVEEMLRYRFHIAKMDRTVKQDNELLGVPVKKGDVVVAWMSAANMDEAVFANPFTLDIHRANNKQHLTFGNGPHFCLGAPLARLEANLGIGLFMDHYSKIEPVAGYKFEDHLSPSAAGQMLTSLPIHVTR from the coding sequence ATGAATCATGAAATTATCTCCTTGGAAGCCATTACGCAATTTCGTTCGCCTGTGGAAGAATTCAGTCCTTATGAATGGTACAAGCAAAAGCTGGAGCATGAACCGGTCAGTTACCATGAAGTGACCCGAACCTGGAACGTATTTCGCTATGCAGACGTGAAACGGGTGCTGAGCGACTACGAGCACTTCTCCAGCGTCAGGGAACGCACCACGATCAGCGCTGGCGCCGACAACGATGAAGGCAAGCATGCGGGCCGAATCGATTTCATGACCGATCCGCCGGAGCACCGCAAGAGCCGTGCCCTGCTATCTGCCGCGTTTACGCCGCGCAGCCTGAAGCTGTGGGAGCCGCGCATTCGCCAAATCGTAGACGGGCTGCTGAAGGACATGCAGGATGCGCCGACCATCGATGTGGTCAAAGATTTCACCAGCGCGCTGCCAACGATCGTCATTGCCGATCTGCTCGGCGTGCCATCCACTGACCGCTTGCTCTTCCAGCAGTGGGTTTATGACCTGTTCCTGCCTTTGCCGCAAGATCACGCGGAAGAAGTCAACGAACGCAAACGCAATGCGGCTACTGCCTATTACAGCTATCTTCTGCCCCATGTCATGCACAAAAGAACCCATCTGACCGACGATATCATTTCCGATCTGATTCAGGCCGAGGTGGACGGAGAACGTCTCACCGACGACGAAATCGTACGCATGACGATGTTCATCCTCGGAGCCGGGATTGAAACGACCAGCCACTTGCTCGCCAATACGTTCTACGCTTTCCTGTACGATAAGCCCGAGATCTATGGCGAGGTACGGGCCCAGCGGGGACTGCTGCCCAATACGGTCGAGGAGATGCTGCGTTACCGCTTCCATATCGCCAAGATGGACCGGACCGTAAAACAGGACAACGAGCTGCTCGGCGTGCCCGTCAAAAAAGGCGACGTCGTCGTCGCCTGGATGAGCGCTGCCAACATGGATGAAGCCGTATTCGCCAATCCGTTCACGCTGGATATCCACCGGGCCAACAACAAACAGCATCTGACCTTTGGCAATGGCCCGCACTTCTGTCTCGGAGCTCCGCTGGCAAGGCTGGAAGCCAACCTGGGCATCGGACTGTTCATGGACCATTACTCAAAAATCGAGCCTGTTGCAGGTTATAAATTCGAAGATCACCTAAGCCCGTCCGCGGCGGGACAGATGTTGACTTCATTGCCGATTCACGTCACTCGTTAA